In Alkalihalobacillus sp. TS-13, the following are encoded in one genomic region:
- a CDS encoding aspartyl-phosphate phosphatase Spo0E family protein translates to MIKTSKLTLFKKYNEQIECLRSEMIRTARVLGLNHPKVLYYSQEIDRRHNDLIRLKED, encoded by the coding sequence ATGATTAAAACATCGAAATTGACTTTGTTCAAAAAATATAATGAGCAAATTGAATGCTTGCGCAGTGAAATGATCCGTACCGCTCGTGTATTAGGTTTGAATCATCCGAAAGTATTGTATTATAGCCAGGAAATAGATCGCAGGCATAATGACTTGATCCGGTTGAAGGAAGACTGA
- a CDS encoding NAD(P)/FAD-dependent oxidoreductase — protein MTEQHDVYDVTIIGGGPTGLFTAFYGGMRQLKVKIIESMPQLGGQLSALYPEKYIYDVAGFPKVLAQDLVDNLKEQAFQFNPSVALEQSVQKVERMDDSNFKLTTDKEVHYSKAVIITAGVGAFQPRRLEHDNAKSYEGKNLHYFVNDLNAFAGQKVVVCGGGDSAVDWANMLEPIAQEVTLTHRRDKFRAHEHSVEQLMSSKVQIKTPYQIKEIIGDDQRINKVVLKESKGDNEEAIECDSLIVNYGFISSLGPIKEWGLEIQKNSIVVNSRMETNVPGIYAAGDICTYDGKVKLIATGFGEAPTAINNAKAYIDPNAKVQPMHSTSLF, from the coding sequence ATGACCGAGCAACACGATGTCTATGACGTGACGATCATAGGTGGAGGGCCGACAGGGTTATTCACCGCATTTTACGGAGGCATGAGACAGCTAAAGGTAAAAATCATCGAAAGTATGCCTCAGTTGGGGGGCCAATTATCGGCGCTTTATCCTGAAAAATACATATATGATGTGGCAGGATTCCCGAAGGTTCTCGCACAAGATCTTGTGGATAATTTGAAAGAGCAAGCTTTTCAGTTCAACCCGTCCGTTGCATTAGAGCAATCTGTGCAAAAGGTTGAAAGAATGGACGATAGCAACTTCAAGCTTACAACTGACAAAGAGGTCCATTATTCAAAAGCTGTGATTATCACGGCTGGAGTAGGAGCTTTCCAACCACGACGCTTGGAGCATGACAATGCAAAAAGCTATGAAGGGAAAAACCTCCACTACTTCGTCAACGATCTCAATGCATTCGCTGGACAAAAGGTTGTCGTTTGCGGCGGTGGAGATTCCGCAGTGGACTGGGCGAACATGCTTGAACCAATTGCGCAAGAGGTAACATTGACTCACCGCAGGGATAAGTTCCGAGCACACGAGCACAGTGTTGAACAACTTATGAGTTCAAAAGTCCAGATCAAAACACCATATCAAATCAAAGAAATCATTGGTGACGATCAGCGCATCAACAAAGTGGTTTTAAAAGAAAGTAAAGGCGACAACGAAGAAGCAATCGAATGTGATTCACTCATTGTAAACTATGGTTTCATCTCTTCACTCGGACCAATTAAAGAATGGGGACTTGAAATCCAAAAGAATTCCATTGTGGTGAATTCCCGTATGGAAACGAATGTACCTGGCATCTATGCAGCTGGAGACATTTGTACTTACGACGGGAAAGTGAAATTGATTGCAACAGGATTCGGTGAAGCGCCAACAGCGATCAACAACGCAAAAGCCTACATCGATCCAAACGCAAAAGTACAACCAATGCATAGCACAAGCCTATTTTAA
- a CDS encoding NAD(P)/FAD-dependent oxidoreductase, whose translation MSRPKIVILGAGYGGIMTATRLTKELGMNEAEITLVNKHNYHYQTTWLHEPAAGTLHHDRTRMPIKDVIDTNRINFVQDTVVSIDDNAKTVKLENGELTYDYLVIGLGFESETFGIPGVKDYAFNIRSVNTVRKIREHTEYLFASYNNEPNPSDSMLTIVVAGAGFTGIEFIGEMADRIPELCAEFDVPREKVRLICAEAAPTVLPGFDEELVEYAVNLLESKGVEFMLGTPIKEVTEDGVVLEEEEIKADTIVWTTGIRGNSIVENSGFETMRGRIKVEGDLRAPGKDHVFIVGDCALIINEEINRPFPPTAQIAIQQAFTVARNLKALINGGKTETFVPEIKGTVASLGKGEAIGKVGNKKLYGATAAAMKKIIDNRYLFLLGGVPLVVKKGKLKLF comes from the coding sequence ATGAGTAGACCAAAGATCGTCATTCTAGGTGCTGGATATGGCGGAATAATGACTGCAACTCGTCTCACAAAAGAACTCGGGATGAACGAAGCGGAAATCACGTTAGTAAACAAACATAATTATCATTATCAAACCACTTGGCTGCACGAACCTGCGGCAGGTACTCTACACCACGATCGTACACGTATGCCGATCAAGGACGTCATTGACACGAACCGTATCAACTTCGTTCAAGATACAGTCGTTTCAATCGACGACAACGCAAAGACTGTCAAGTTGGAAAACGGAGAGCTTACTTACGACTATCTCGTAATCGGCCTTGGTTTTGAGTCTGAAACATTTGGAATTCCAGGAGTAAAAGATTATGCGTTCAACATCCGCAGCGTCAATACGGTCCGCAAAATCCGTGAGCACACCGAATATCTTTTCGCTAGCTATAATAATGAGCCGAATCCATCAGACAGCATGCTGACAATCGTTGTAGCGGGTGCTGGATTTACTGGAATCGAGTTCATTGGTGAAATGGCAGATCGTATTCCTGAACTTTGCGCAGAGTTCGATGTACCTCGTGAAAAAGTTCGTTTGATCTGTGCTGAAGCAGCGCCAACAGTACTTCCAGGCTTTGATGAAGAGCTTGTCGAATACGCTGTGAACCTGCTTGAAAGCAAAGGTGTCGAGTTCATGCTTGGAACACCAATTAAAGAAGTGACGGAAGACGGTGTTGTCTTAGAAGAAGAGGAAATCAAAGCTGATACAATCGTCTGGACGACTGGTATCCGTGGAAACTCCATCGTTGAAAACTCTGGTTTTGAAACGATGCGTGGACGTATTAAAGTAGAAGGTGACCTTCGTGCGCCTGGTAAAGACCACGTCTTCATCGTTGGTGATTGCGCATTGATCATCAATGAAGAAATCAACCGTCCATTCCCACCGACTGCCCAAATTGCGATCCAACAAGCATTTACGGTTGCTCGTAACTTGAAAGCACTCATCAATGGCGGCAAGACAGAAACCTTTGTACCAGAAATCAAAGGTACAGTTGCTTCACTAGGTAAAGGAGAAGCGATCGGTAAAGTCGGTAATAAGAAGCTCTACGGAGCAACTGCTGCTGCGATGAAGAAAATCATCGACAACCGCTACCTGTTCTTATTAGGCGGAGTTCCACTCGTTGTGAAAAAAGGTAAACTTAAATTATTCTAA
- a CDS encoding YuiA family protein, producing MKKDQKNRNPQSATCQYCKGIGYFQLLLGGSETCDHCGGSGRKHN from the coding sequence ATGAAAAAAGATCAAAAGAACCGTAATCCTCAATCTGCAACATGTCAATATTGCAAAGGAATCGGCTATTTCCAACTACTGCTTGGCGGATCAGAAACTTGTGATCATTGCGGAGGCAGCGGACGAAAGCACAATTAA
- the dapF gene encoding diaminopimelate epimerase yields MNQYNFTKMHGLGNNYIYVNLFEESLPEDQLSSIAISVSSQHTGIGSDGLILIGPSERADVLMRIFNNDGSEAKNCGNGLRCVAKYAYEHELVEGEEFSIETLGGIVQAQVHPEGREVHQVTINMGEPRLKRADLPMIGQGSPDDVVLKEKIEVEGHQLEMTGVSMGNPHAVFFIDEISAAPVLSVGPVLEKGENFPEGVNVEFVEIVDEKEMHFRVWERGSGVTQACGTGACAAVVAAVMNDMAQRNEEVVVHLSGGDLYVTWTESGEVLMTGPAVTICEGTYYYDGKNLKKHKDSTI; encoded by the coding sequence ATGAACCAGTATAACTTCACTAAAATGCACGGACTAGGGAATAATTACATCTATGTAAATCTATTTGAAGAATCACTTCCAGAGGACCAGCTTTCTTCTATCGCTATTTCTGTTTCGAGCCAGCATACAGGAATCGGATCCGATGGTCTAATCCTGATCGGTCCATCTGAGCGAGCAGATGTCCTCATGCGAATTTTCAATAATGATGGTTCTGAAGCGAAAAACTGTGGAAACGGATTACGCTGTGTTGCGAAATATGCCTATGAACACGAACTTGTCGAAGGTGAGGAGTTCTCAATCGAAACCCTTGGCGGAATTGTACAAGCACAGGTTCATCCTGAAGGACGAGAAGTTCACCAAGTGACAATCAACATGGGCGAACCGCGATTGAAGCGTGCGGATCTTCCAATGATTGGCCAAGGGAGTCCTGATGATGTGGTTTTAAAGGAAAAGATCGAGGTTGAAGGTCATCAGCTTGAGATGACAGGGGTTTCAATGGGGAATCCTCATGCTGTCTTTTTTATTGATGAGATCAGCGCTGCACCAGTTCTTAGCGTTGGGCCAGTCCTAGAAAAAGGGGAAAATTTTCCAGAAGGTGTTAATGTTGAGTTTGTCGAAATAGTTGATGAAAAGGAAATGCATTTTCGCGTTTGGGAAAGAGGCTCTGGTGTCACACAGGCATGTGGTACAGGAGCTTGTGCAGCGGTGGTTGCTGCGGTCATGAATGATATGGCACAGCGAAATGAAGAAGTAGTCGTCCATTTATCAGGCGGAGATTTATATGTAACATGGACCGAAAGCGGTGAGGTCTTGATGACAGGGCCGGCCGTCACCATTTGTGAAGGAACGTACTATTATGATGGTAAGAACCTGAAAAAGCACAAAGACAGTACGATATAA
- a CDS encoding NAD(P)/FAD-dependent oxidoreductase, which yields MKKLVILGAGYGGMKIIHGLLDSDLPEDIQITLVDRLPYHCLKTEYYALAAGTVSDHHIRVSFPEDSRVIVKYGEVEDIDLDNKKINFENDEPLEYDDLIIGLGCEDKYHGVPGAPEHTLSIQTIDKSRETYQKLNNLPPKAIVGIVGAGLSGVELASELRESRPDLSIKLFDRGETILSAFPKRLSNYVQKWFIDHGVEVVNKSNITRVEPNMLYNNDEVIPCDAIVWTAGIQPNRVVRELDVEKDESGRIVLSPHHHLPDDPHVFVVGDCASLPHAPSAQLAEGQGDQIVEVLLKLWKDEPLEDLPKIKLKGVLGSLGKKHGFGMMKGTALTGRVPRLLKSGILWMYKYHTN from the coding sequence ATGAAAAAGCTTGTCATCTTAGGTGCTGGATATGGTGGTATGAAGATAATCCACGGATTACTTGATTCCGATCTTCCAGAAGACATACAAATTACCTTGGTGGATCGTCTACCATATCATTGTCTAAAAACGGAATATTACGCGCTTGCTGCCGGTACCGTTTCCGATCATCACATACGAGTGAGCTTCCCAGAGGATTCACGCGTCATCGTCAAATATGGAGAGGTTGAAGACATCGACCTGGACAATAAGAAAATCAATTTCGAGAATGACGAACCTCTAGAATATGATGATTTGATCATCGGTCTGGGCTGCGAAGACAAGTATCACGGGGTCCCAGGTGCACCTGAGCATACGTTAAGCATCCAGACCATTGATAAATCACGTGAAACTTATCAGAAGTTGAATAACCTGCCGCCAAAGGCTATTGTCGGTATCGTAGGTGCTGGTTTGAGCGGAGTGGAACTGGCAAGTGAACTCCGTGAAAGCCGCCCTGATTTATCGATCAAGTTATTCGACCGCGGTGAAACGATTCTTTCCGCTTTTCCGAAGCGACTAAGTAATTATGTACAAAAGTGGTTTATCGATCATGGCGTCGAGGTCGTCAACAAATCCAATATTACACGTGTTGAGCCGAACATGCTGTATAACAACGATGAAGTGATTCCTTGTGACGCGATTGTTTGGACTGCAGGGATCCAGCCGAACCGGGTTGTACGGGAACTGGATGTTGAAAAAGACGAGTCTGGACGCATAGTCTTATCCCCTCATCACCATCTCCCAGACGACCCCCATGTTTTTGTCGTAGGTGATTGCGCAAGCCTCCCTCATGCACCAAGTGCTCAGCTTGCTGAAGGACAAGGAGATCAAATCGTTGAGGTGCTGTTGAAACTTTGGAAGGATGAACCGCTTGAGGATCTCCCTAAAATCAAGTTGAAAGGTGTTCTCGGTTCACTTGGGAAAAAGCACGGTTTCGGCATGATGAAAGGAACCGCCCTTACCGGCCGAGTTCCACGACTTCTGAAATCCGGAATCCTATGGATGTACAAATATCACACGAACTAA
- the erpA gene encoding iron-sulfur cluster insertion protein ErpA — translation MILMIIITEAAVNQIKQMMAAEEGDNLNLRVGIQGGGCSGLSYGMGFDSEVQESDTKFEQHGIGVVVDADSKKALEGTTIDYKQNMMGGGFTIDNPNAIASCGCGSSFKTATNKGTPEEC, via the coding sequence GTGATCCTGATGATTATTATCACGGAAGCTGCTGTAAATCAAATTAAGCAAATGATGGCTGCTGAAGAAGGAGATAACCTTAATCTGCGTGTTGGCATACAAGGCGGAGGATGCAGTGGCCTTTCATATGGCATGGGATTTGATAGTGAAGTTCAAGAATCAGATACGAAATTTGAACAGCATGGCATAGGTGTAGTTGTTGATGCAGATAGTAAAAAGGCTTTGGAAGGCACGACAATTGATTACAAGCAAAACATGATGGGTGGCGGTTTCACAATCGACAACCCGAATGCGATCGCTTCATGCGGATGCGGTTCATCATTCAAAACCGCAACGAACAAGGGAACACCGGAAGAATGCTGA
- a CDS encoding NUDIX domain-containing protein, producing the protein MKRKRENVWLAVAGIVKSDDKWLVVKKKYGGLKGKWSFPAGFVDEGETMDEAVKREVLEETGIEAEITGALGIRSGVIKERISDNMIIFELTAVGGILKAQDNEIAEADFRSTHELLKDPDSSLMIHFFLDKNNVSSGFSTHDLNPGSEFGYTNYKIFNLH; encoded by the coding sequence TTGAAACGAAAAAGAGAGAATGTGTGGCTGGCAGTGGCAGGTATCGTCAAAAGCGATGACAAATGGTTGGTTGTGAAAAAGAAATATGGAGGTCTGAAAGGAAAGTGGTCTTTTCCAGCTGGTTTCGTCGACGAAGGGGAGACGATGGATGAAGCAGTTAAACGAGAGGTTTTAGAAGAGACCGGGATTGAAGCGGAGATTACAGGGGCCCTCGGAATCCGGTCAGGTGTCATCAAGGAGCGAATCAGTGATAATATGATCATTTTTGAACTGACTGCAGTTGGAGGGATATTAAAGGCTCAAGACAATGAAATTGCCGAAGCAGACTTCCGCTCTACACATGAGTTATTGAAAGATCCGGATTCGTCCCTTATGATCCACTTTTTTCTTGATAAAAACAACGTTTCAAGCGGTTTTTCGACACATGATTTGAATCCGGGAAGCGAATTTGGTTATACAAACTATAAAATCTTCAATTTGCATTAA
- a CDS encoding YuzB family protein — MRPIIEFCVSNLANGSQQAREILERDPNLDVIEYGCLGNCGQCFRSPYALVNGEYVPGETPEELVDNVYQYLEENPMF; from the coding sequence ATGAGACCAATCATCGAATTCTGCGTAAGCAATTTGGCTAATGGATCCCAACAAGCAAGAGAAATTCTTGAACGTGATCCGAACCTCGATGTAATTGAATATGGTTGTCTCGGAAACTGTGGACAATGCTTTCGATCACCGTACGCTTTAGTGAACGGTGAATATGTTCCTGGTGAAACACCTGAGGAACTTGTCGACAACGTTTATCAATATTTAGAAGAAAACCCAATGTTCTAA
- a CDS encoding NupC/NupG family nucleoside CNT transporter, translated as MQYAWGIGGILAILLIAFLVSNNKKKIRLRTILGGLAIQIGFALIVMKWNAGKAALQKVSMVVQNIVNNANEGIEFLFGGLVAEDSGLGFIFAFQVLTIIIFFSSLIAVLYYLGIMQWIIRLIGGAISFLLGTSKAESLSATANIFVGQTEAPLVVRPYLPRMTQSELFAVMVGGLASVAGSVLIGYSLLGVPLEYLLAASFMAAPAGLVMAKIVLPETEVSETTDEIKMEKDLEAVNVIDAAARGASDGLKLALNVGAMLLAFIALIAMVNGLLGWIGGWFNYDQLSLELILGYVFAPFAFIVGVPWDEAIRAGNFIGQKLVLNEFVAYSAFAPEIGELSDKTVAVVSFALCGFANLSSLAILLGGLGGIAPNRRPDIAKLGIKAIIAGSLANMLSAAIAGMLI; from the coding sequence ATGCAATATGCATGGGGGATCGGCGGTATTTTAGCGATCTTGCTGATTGCGTTTCTTGTGTCGAATAACAAGAAGAAAATTCGACTAAGAACCATACTAGGTGGTTTAGCGATCCAAATCGGATTCGCACTTATTGTTATGAAATGGAATGCTGGTAAAGCAGCATTGCAAAAAGTCTCAATGGTTGTTCAAAACATTGTGAACAACGCAAATGAAGGAATTGAGTTTCTTTTTGGAGGACTCGTTGCTGAAGACAGCGGCTTAGGCTTCATTTTTGCGTTCCAAGTATTGACGATCATCATTTTCTTCTCATCTTTAATCGCAGTATTGTACTATCTTGGAATCATGCAATGGATCATCCGTTTAATTGGTGGAGCTATTTCCTTCTTATTAGGTACAAGTAAAGCAGAGTCACTTTCTGCAACAGCGAACATTTTCGTTGGACAAACAGAAGCACCATTGGTTGTTCGTCCTTACCTGCCACGAATGACTCAATCAGAGCTATTTGCGGTTATGGTGGGGGGACTGGCGTCTGTTGCTGGTTCAGTATTGATCGGGTACAGCTTGCTTGGTGTACCACTTGAATATCTTTTAGCTGCAAGTTTCATGGCTGCACCAGCTGGTCTAGTCATGGCGAAAATCGTTTTGCCTGAAACAGAGGTTTCTGAAACAACAGATGAAATCAAGATGGAAAAAGACCTTGAAGCAGTCAACGTCATTGATGCTGCAGCTCGCGGAGCTTCCGATGGATTGAAGCTTGCATTGAACGTTGGGGCAATGTTACTTGCATTCATCGCCTTGATCGCAATGGTTAACGGCTTGCTTGGCTGGATTGGTGGATGGTTCAACTATGATCAACTTTCGCTTGAATTGATTCTTGGTTATGTATTTGCACCATTTGCATTTATCGTTGGAGTACCATGGGATGAAGCAATACGTGCAGGTAACTTCATTGGGCAAAAACTTGTATTGAATGAATTTGTTGCATACTCTGCATTCGCACCTGAAATTGGTGAACTTAGTGATAAAACGGTAGCTGTTGTCAGTTTCGCACTTTGTGGATTTGCGAACCTATCGTCTCTTGCAATTCTACTTGGTGGTCTTGGTGGTATTGCGCCAAACCGTCGCCCAGACATCGCGAAACTTGGTATCAAGGCAATCATTGCTGGTTCACTTGCAAACATGTTGAGTGCAGCAATCGCCGGTATGTTGATCTAA